The Paenarthrobacter aurescens region ACGTAACGGTTGATGGCATTGTGGAAGGCCAGCTGCGAGGCATAGACGCTGGTGACGATCAGCACGTACATGACCACTTCGGCCCAGGGGCCCACGTAATGATTGATGGTGGCAAAGAACATGCCATCGGCCAATTCGCCTGCGGCAGCGACGACGTTGCCGTCGCCGAAAGCCTGAATGACGGTCCACACAATGAAGGCGTAGAACACGGACATGAATCCCACCGCAATGTAGGTGGCCCTGGGGACTGATGTGTCCGGATTCCGCGCCTCCCGACGGTACAGCACGGTGGACTCGAAACCCATGAAAGCGGCGAAGCAGACGGCCAGGATGGCAAGAACACCGGGAGTGAAAGCATGTTCGGGGGAGAACGAGGCGAAACTGATTCCTTGGGCACCGCCGCGGGCGAGGATTCCAAAGCCCATGATGGCCAGGATTGCGGTCTCGGCGATGAGCAGGACTCCAAGGACCTTCGCGCCGACGTCAATTCCCCGGTAGCCGAGGAACCAGACGGCTGCGATGGCCACCAGGGCAACCACGGGCCACGGGACATCCCAGCCGAAGAGGGCCCGGAGCATGGACTGGGTTTGGACGGCGAACAATCCGTAAACGCCGATTTGCAGGCAGTTATAAGACACGATCGCCAGGATGGCTGAGGCCAATCCAACGGTCTTTCCCATGGCCAAGGTGATGTAGGTGTAGAAGCCGCCAGCTGCCTTGACGTGTTTGGTCATGGCCATGAAGGAGATGGCGAAGATCAGCAGTACCACCCCGGCGATCACGTAGCCCATGGGGGCGCCTATGCCCCCAACGCCAATGGCAACAGGTGCAACGCCGGCCATCACGGTCAGGGGAGCCGCGGCGGAGATCACCAGGAAGGCGATGCCTCCGGTGCCTATGGCATTTCTTTTGAGGCCGTTTCCGGCGTCTGCTGCCGGGGGTCGGGTTTCGAGGTCAGACATGGGGATCCTCAGGGGGTTTGGGAAGGGGAGATATGGGGAGCCGTCCGATAAGCGAAAGGCTTTCGTTTATGGTAGGCCCTTGTGACCGCCGGCACAATACCTCGGAGCAAACTTCTGGCTAGAGTCGTAACAACAACCGCGAATGGAGACACCGTATGGCACGCCCGCTGGTCCCGCTGATATCCATAGATGCCCTCGTTACCGCTGCCCTTGAACTGGTGGACGAGGCAGGAGACTTCAGTCTGCCCAAACTTGCCAAGAGAATCGGCGTGAGTCAGTCCTCCATCTACAACCATGTCAGCGGACGGGAGGAAATCCTGGAGCTCATGCGAGGCCGGATTATCTCCGAAAGCCCCTATGTACTGGGGGAGGAGAAGGATTGGGAAGCATCCCTTCGGGCCATCGTCCGGAGCTACAGGGACGCCTTCGCACGCCACCCTAAACTCGCACCCCTGCTGGTGCTGCAAACCGTGCAGGATGATCAGGTCATGGCCCTCTACGAGAACCTGGCCGTGGCCCTGGAAGCTGCAGGGTTTCGGGGCCGGGATGTAATGTCCGCGATCTCCACCATAGACAGTTTTGCCCTGGGCTTCGCCTTGGACCTGGCAGCTCCCGACGTCGTTTGGGCACCGCCCGCCCAAGGCTACCCGGCCCTGACCGACGCACTCGCCCACGCTGGCCCTGCCCAGGAGCGTGGAGAGGCAGCATTTGAGTTCGGCCTTGAAATCCTCATTGCCGGGCTGCATTCCCGTCTTCAATCAAGCGTCCTGTGAACCTGGCACAACAGTGGTGGGAAGCGGTGACCCAAGGTTTTACCGACACCCACACAACTGCAGTGCCGTTGCCGGTGCTGCTGGGGATCCTCGCATGCGCGGTGGTCCTCAGCATCCCGCGTGCTACCTGGCGGTGGTTCGGCTTGTACGTCACTTTCGTTCACGAACTCGGACATGCCTACGCCGCGCTGATGACCGGGCGTTTCGTCCACGGGCTCCGGATCGGCCTGGACCACTCGGGGCGTGTTGTCAGCAGTGGCCGGAGCGCCTTCGGGGCAGCATGGTCCGGTTTCTGGGGATATCCGGCGCCTGCGGTGGTCGGTTTGTGTTTGATCGCCGCCTTTGCTGCCGGCCGCTCCGGCGCCGCGATGTCCGTTGGGGCGCTGATTCTTCTCGTCTCGCTGATCTTCCTAAGAAACCTCACCGGGATTCTTGTGGCAGTTTTGAGTGCTGCGGTTGCCCAACTCCTGATCCTGTTCGCCACCCCGGCAGCCGTCAATTATGCAGTGCTTGCCCTTGGCGTGGCCCTTTCTGTGGGGGGAGTCCGGGATTTGATCAAACTGGCGGGCGTCCACACCAGGCGCCGCAATCGCCTTTCATCCTCGGATGCCTTCATCCTGGGCCGCACCACCGGCGTCCCTGCGTTCGTCTGGTTGGCAGGATTCACTGTAGTGATTACAGGATGCTCCATCGCTTCGGCCTGGTTATTGTGGGGGATGCTCTCGGCATAGGCCCGCCGCTTGACCGGACTGCGTACCTGGGGAGCTTGTCCGGTTTTGGTTGCTGTGGGGCCTTGCCCTGTGGTCGCCTCAGGGTGTCCAATCCTCTTTAACGTTCGAACTGGAAGTGTTCGGACTTCGTGCCGGGATACAACACCAGGAGGTGCCCATGTCCACGAAGGGGACGCGCGAAACGGCCAAAGGTCAGGGCTCCGGAACCCCGGATGCCAGACGAAGTGAGAACAGCGCCGTCCTGGCCGCCAGCGATCCGGCAAAAATCCGGAACGTAGCACTCGTGGGGCACTCGGGGGTCGGCAAGACCACCTTGGTGGAGGCCCTGCTGGCCGCGACAGGCGCCATCACCAGAATGGGCTCCATCAGCGAAGGCACCACTGTCAGTGATTCGGACCCCTCAGCGATCCACCAACAACGTTCTGTCACATTGTCCGTGGCCCCGATCATGATCCGGGACGTCAAGGTAAACCTGATCGATACCCCCGGCTACACCGACTTCACCGGCGAACTGCGTGCAGGATTGAGGGCCGCCGATGCGGCCCTTTTTGTTGTCTCGGCAGCTGATGGCATCGATGGCGCCACCGTGGCATTGTGGGGCGAGTGCCGGAAGATCCGCATGCCGCGCGCGGTGGTAGTGACCAAACTGGACCATCCGCGCGCTGACTTCAGTGCCGCCGTCGTGCGTTGCCAGGAAGCGTTCGGTGAATCAGTCCTCCCGCTGTACCTCCCGGCTGCAGGCAACGGCGGACTCATCGGCGTCCTTCACCCCCTTGACGATGAGGATCTGGAGAGAATCCCGGACGCAGAAGCAGCCAGGGGACCCCTGATCGAAGGGATCATCGCGGAAAGCGAAGACGAGACACTGATGGACCGCTACCTGGGAGGTGAAGAACTGCCGCTGGCGGACCTGATCGCCGATCTTGAGACGGCAGTAGCGCGCGGAAACTTCTTCCCAGTCATGCCCACCTCGGCCGAAACGGGTCTTGGGCTCCCCGAACTCATGTCGTTGCTCATTGATGCTCTCCCGTCTCCTCTGGAACGCACTGCCCCTGCTGTAATGAAACTCGATGGTTCGTCATTGAAGCCTGTGGCCTGCGACCCCGCCGGGCATCTGGCCGCTGAGGTGGTTCGCACTACCGTAGATCCCTTCCTTGGCCGGGTTTGCTTGGTCCGGGTCTTTTCCGGCACCCTCCGGGAGGATTCATCTATACATATTGGCGGCAGGGGCCTGGCTGACAGGGGGCATGAAGATCACGACGCCGATGAACGCATCACGCACCTCTACTCGCCTGTTGGTTCGAGCCTCAAAGCAGTTCCCCAATGCATTGCCGGTGACATCTGCGCCATCAGCAAACTGGCCAGCGCCGAGACCGGAGATACCGTCTCCGCACGCGAGACACCGCTGCTGATCGAGACGTGGAACATGCCGGAACCTTTGATGCCTGTAGCCATAGAAGGGGCATCGCGCAGTGACGAGGACGCACTGGCAAAGAGCATCGGCAAGGTGGCCGCTGCTGACCCCACTCTTCGTTTGGAACGCAATCAGGACACCCACCAACTCATCCTGTGGTGCATGGGTGAAGCCCATGCAGAAGTGGTCCTGGACAGGCTGCGCAACCAAGGCGTCAAGCTTCAGACAGTGGACGTCATCACTCCGCTCAGGGAAACTTTCGCCGGCAAAGCCAGCGGACATGGCCGGCACGTAAAACAATCCGGGGGCCATGGGCAGTTCGCCATCTGCGACATTGAAGTGGAGCCCCTGGAACGCGGCGCGGGCTTTGAATTTGCGGACAAAATTGTAGGCGGGGCCATCCCCGGGACCTTTGTCACCTCTGTGGAGAAGGGGGTCCGCTCACAGATGCTCAAGGGCGTGTCAGCAGGATTCCCGGTGGTGGATATCAAAGTGACGCTGGTAGGTGGAAAAACCCACAGCGTTGACTCCTCGGACGCCGCCTTTCAAGCTGCCGGAGCACTGGCACTGAGGGAAGCGGCCGCAGCTGCCAAAATTCAACTGTTGGAGCCGGTATCTTCGGTTGTCATCAGCGTTCCTGACGAATACGTCGGCGCCGTCATGAGCGATCTGTCCGGACGCCGGGGCCGGGTAACCGGTACCACCGCCGCTGACGGCGAGGGAACAGAGATCAGCGCAGAAGTGCCGGACCAGGAGCTCCTGCGGTATGCCATTGAACTGCGCGCTCTTACTGCCGGAACCGGCCGTTTTCGCCGGTCCTTCCTTCGTCACGAGCCCCTGCCGAAACAGGCCTAGGTATTCTGCCGGATGAAGGCAGCAACCGCGGGAGCAAGAGATGCCCCTACCTCGGCAGCGCTGCGCTTTAAACCTTTGACTGCAAACGAATGGTCCCCGCCCTCCGCCCATTGAAGAGTCGCCGCCGGGCCTATCTTCGCTACCACGGCCTCGAGCAGTTCCGGAGTGGCAAAAGTATCGCGGGTGCCCTGGAGGAAGAGCATGGGAACAGTGATGCCGTAAAGATGCTCATCCCGCAATTTCTCCGGCTTACCGGGAGCATGGAGCGGATATCCAAGGAACACCAGGCCGCGTGCGGGCATGCCATCGGCAACCGCCATGGAAGCCATGCGCCCGCCAAAGGACTTCCCCGAGGCCCACAGCGGCTCGCCGTCGCTGAGTCCGCTTGCTGTGTCCATCACTGCCTGCCAGGTGGAAATGGCCAACGGCGGACGGTCCGGAAAACGCCGGCCAGCCTCCCGGTAGGGGAAGTTGAAACGCAAGGTTGCCACACCTTCCCCGGCCATCGCCTCTGCGAAGCCCTGCAGGAACGGATGTTCCATTCCGGCACCTGCGCCGTGAGCCACCACCAGGGTTGCCAAGGGCTGCGTGGGCCGGATATGGAGGGCGGAGATCTCAACTTCGCCAACATCGATTTTCACGGATGTTTCAGTGTTTGGCATGCCTCCATCATTACCCACCAGCCCACCCTCGCTGCCATCCAGGAGGACAAAACGTAGCGGGTGCTGACGCGCAGGGCTTTAACGGGGTAGCTTGTGGCCATGGCTAGCGAAGCAACCACCGTTACTGTCCCAGGTCCCCACGGCCCACGCGAGGTAAGGATTTCGAGTCCAAGCCGGGTGATGTGGCCTGAGGTGGGACTGACAAAACTGGACCTTGCCAACTACCTCATTGACGCGGGAGAGGCCTTCGTCACGGCCAACGGAAACCGTCCCGTCAGCCTGCAGCGATACTCCGGGAACATTGAAGGCGAAATGTTCTTTTCCAAGAATCCGCCCAAGGGCGCCCCGGAGTACGTCCGTTCAGTACCAGTGACGTACCCCAGCGCGCGTTCGCATCCCCAATTGGTGATCGACGAGCCGGCAGCTGCAGTGTGGGCTGCCCAAATGAACACCGTCGTCTTCCACCCCTGGGCCTCCCGGGCCAACGACCCGGATAACCCGGATCAGCTCAGGATCGATCTGGACCCCCAACCCGGGACGGACTTCGACGACGCCAAACCCGCCGCCCTGGAACTGCGCACAGTGCTCGAAGAAGCCGGCCTCACGGCGTTCATCAAAACCTCCGGAAACCGTGGGCTTCACGTCTACGCGCCCATCCACCCCAAACACGAATTCCTGGACGTCCGCCACGCAGTGATCGCCGCGGGGCGGGAACTGGAGCGGCGCATGCCGGAGAAGGTCACCACAGCGTGGTGGAAGGAAGAACGCGGAACAAGGATTTTCGTGGACTTCAACCAAGCCAACCGGGACCGGACCATTGCCGGGGCATACAGTCCCCGCGCCGTACCCACAGCCCAGGTGTCCTGCCCCCTGACGTGGGAGGAACTGGATAACGCCGATCCCGCGAAATACACCATCCAAACCGTTCCGGACCGCTTGGCCAAGGTAGGCGACCCCTGGGCTTCCATGCACGACCACCCCGGTGACATCGATGTCCTGCTGAAGTGGTGGGATCGGGACGTCAAGAACGGCCAGGGCGAAATGCCCTTCCCTCCGGAATTCCCCAAGATGCCTGGTGAGCCCATGCGTGTGCAGCCAAGCCGGGCACGCAAGCCGGAGGAGTAGGCCGGAGAAACAAGCCGAAGAAGGGAACCGGGAGAGGCAGTGCCGCGACGTCCAGCCACAGGCCGCCTGACCACTGCGCCCGCGTGCGGGGTGTTCCTTGCGTGCGGGATGTTCCTCGGCGGGTGTACGCCAACCCCGGAGCCTTTGCCGCTTCCATCCACCACCGCCTCACCAACCCGGACGATGCCAACCATTGAGCCCTCACCAACCTTCCTTCCCGCCGAACCCACGCTGACGGCTGCCCCGGCGACCACTGCTGCCCCTGGGCCGACGGCCACTGCGGGGTTCAGCCCAGCGTTTCAGGAGCTCCGCGCCACCCTTGAGCTCTTCTCGCGGGAAAAGCTGGAAGAAGGGGCATCTGCTGTGCTCGTCAAGGCAAGGGTCGGCCAGCAGGAATGGGAGCTGGCATCAGGGGTCCGGAGCCAGGACACAGGCGACCCTGTCCAGCCGAGTGATCTTTTTCCCGTCGGTGAGCAGTACCGTTCCTTCCTGGCTGTTTCCGTCATGAAGCTCGTGGACGAGGGGCGGTTGGGATTGGCGGACAGGGTTGCCGCCTACCTTCCCGGATCCCTTGCGGCAGATAGCCCAGTGACCATCAGAGAACTGCTCGGCGACGCCATTGAGGTACCGGACGCCGGGGACTTGTCAGAGGGTGCCCTGACCGGGGCAGATGCCACGGGCCTGCTCGGCCAAGTGGTTGAGCGCTTGCGGGGTGCGCCCTTGGAAGCGGTTCTTCAAACTGAGGTCCTGACACCACTGAATCTCCGGTCCACGCAGCTCCTGGAAGCAAATGCCGCTGTTCCGGAAACTCTCATTCACGGATATGTCCAGCTGGAAGGACAAAACGTGGACGTCACCGGCGCCCCACTCCCGGACGGAATTTCCTCGGGTGGGCTGGTGTCCACGCTGAAGGATGTCTCGGAGTTCCACGCTGCTCTGCTGAGGGGCCGACTACTTTCCCCGTCAGGCCTCGTCGCCATGAAGGGGACCGTGTTCGCTGATGATGGTTTTGGCTTGGATCACTGGGATGACCGCTGCACGAACGGCCTGTACTACGGCTACACCGGGGACATCCCGGGCTATGGAAGTGTGTCCATCACCAGCGCAGACGGGAACCGCCAACTGTCCATTTTCATGGCCTACCCGCCCCAACCGGTGACCTCCCGGCCCTCAGCCCTGGCGTTGGAAATGACCGGAGTGGCACAAGTGGCCCTGAACTCGGGATGCCGCTTCCAGTTCCGCTGAACTGGCCTGACGAAACTAAACGGCCCAGATAGCAGAGTGGTTCTTATTCGAAGCGCGAAGGATCGCCCGTCCCGTATCGAACAACTTCGGCCACACCGCTGGAGAAGTCAATCACGGTAGTGGGCTCCGAGCCGGTGTCCCCGGCATCAATGACCCCGTCCACCTGGTTGTCCAGGCGTTCTTTGATTTCCCACCCTTGGGTGAGTGGTTCTTCCTCATCGGGCAACAGGAGGGTGCTGGAGAGCAGGGGTTCGCCCAGCTCGGCCAGGAGAGCCTGAACCACGCGGTGGTCCGGGATGCGCACGCCCACGGTCTTTTTCTTGGGATGCAGGAGGCGCTTGGGAACTTCCCGGGTGGCAGGGAGGATGAACGTGTAGCTACCGGGGGTGACAGCCTTGATACTTCTGAAAATGTCATTGTCC contains the following coding sequences:
- a CDS encoding serine hydrolase domain-containing protein gives rise to the protein MPTIEPSPTFLPAEPTLTAAPATTAAPGPTATAGFSPAFQELRATLELFSREKLEEGASAVLVKARVGQQEWELASGVRSQDTGDPVQPSDLFPVGEQYRSFLAVSVMKLVDEGRLGLADRVAAYLPGSLAADSPVTIRELLGDAIEVPDAGDLSEGALTGADATGLLGQVVERLRGAPLEAVLQTEVLTPLNLRSTQLLEANAAVPETLIHGYVQLEGQNVDVTGAPLPDGISSGGLVSTLKDVSEFHAALLRGRLLSPSGLVAMKGTVFADDGFGLDHWDDRCTNGLYYGYTGDIPGYGSVSITSADGNRQLSIFMAYPPQPVTSRPSALALEMTGVAQVALNSGCRFQFR
- a CDS encoding TetR/AcrR family transcriptional regulator C-terminal domain-containing protein, which codes for MARPLVPLISIDALVTAALELVDEAGDFSLPKLAKRIGVSQSSIYNHVSGREEILELMRGRIISESPYVLGEEKDWEASLRAIVRSYRDAFARHPKLAPLLVLQTVQDDQVMALYENLAVALEAAGFRGRDVMSAISTIDSFALGFALDLAAPDVVWAPPAQGYPALTDALAHAGPAQERGEAAFEFGLEILIAGLHSRLQSSVL
- a CDS encoding L-threonylcarbamoyladenylate synthase — protein: MARFFDVHPEDPQPRAIGQVVNMLQGGGLIAYPTDSCYALGAQIGNREALDRIRSIRQLDDKHHFTLVCKDFAQMGQFVMVDNDIFRSIKAVTPGSYTFILPATREVPKRLLHPKKKTVGVRIPDHRVVQALLAELGEPLLSSTLLLPDEEEPLTQGWEIKERLDNQVDGVIDAGDTGSEPTTVIDFSSGVAEVVRYGTGDPSRFE
- a CDS encoding M50 family metallopeptidase gives rise to the protein MNLAQQWWEAVTQGFTDTHTTAVPLPVLLGILACAVVLSIPRATWRWFGLYVTFVHELGHAYAALMTGRFVHGLRIGLDHSGRVVSSGRSAFGAAWSGFWGYPAPAVVGLCLIAAFAAGRSGAAMSVGALILLVSLIFLRNLTGILVAVLSAAVAQLLILFATPAAVNYAVLALGVALSVGGVRDLIKLAGVHTRRRNRLSSSDAFILGRTTGVPAFVWLAGFTVVITGCSIASAWLLWGMLSA
- a CDS encoding alpha/beta family hydrolase; translated protein: MPNTETSVKIDVGEVEISALHIRPTQPLATLVVAHGAGAGMEHPFLQGFAEAMAGEGVATLRFNFPYREAGRRFPDRPPLAISTWQAVMDTASGLSDGEPLWASGKSFGGRMASMAVADGMPARGLVFLGYPLHAPGKPEKLRDEHLYGITVPMLFLQGTRDTFATPELLEAVVAKIGPAATLQWAEGGDHSFAVKGLKRSAAEVGASLAPAVAAFIRQNT
- a CDS encoding elongation factor G-like protein EF-G2 — its product is MSTKGTRETAKGQGSGTPDARRSENSAVLAASDPAKIRNVALVGHSGVGKTTLVEALLAATGAITRMGSISEGTTVSDSDPSAIHQQRSVTLSVAPIMIRDVKVNLIDTPGYTDFTGELRAGLRAADAALFVVSAADGIDGATVALWGECRKIRMPRAVVVTKLDHPRADFSAAVVRCQEAFGESVLPLYLPAAGNGGLIGVLHPLDDEDLERIPDAEAARGPLIEGIIAESEDETLMDRYLGGEELPLADLIADLETAVARGNFFPVMPTSAETGLGLPELMSLLIDALPSPLERTAPAVMKLDGSSLKPVACDPAGHLAAEVVRTTVDPFLGRVCLVRVFSGTLREDSSIHIGGRGLADRGHEDHDADERITHLYSPVGSSLKAVPQCIAGDICAISKLASAETGDTVSARETPLLIETWNMPEPLMPVAIEGASRSDEDALAKSIGKVAAADPTLRLERNQDTHQLILWCMGEAHAEVVLDRLRNQGVKLQTVDVITPLRETFAGKASGHGRHVKQSGGHGQFAICDIEVEPLERGAGFEFADKIVGGAIPGTFVTSVEKGVRSQMLKGVSAGFPVVDIKVTLVGGKTHSVDSSDAAFQAAGALALREAAAAAKIQLLEPVSSVVISVPDEYVGAVMSDLSGRRGRVTGTTAADGEGTEISAEVPDQELLRYAIELRALTAGTGRFRRSFLRHEPLPKQA
- a CDS encoding APC family permease: MSDLETRPPAADAGNGLKRNAIGTGGIAFLVISAAAPLTVMAGVAPVAIGVGGIGAPMGYVIAGVVLLIFAISFMAMTKHVKAAGGFYTYITLAMGKTVGLASAILAIVSYNCLQIGVYGLFAVQTQSMLRALFGWDVPWPVVALVAIAAVWFLGYRGIDVGAKVLGVLLIAETAILAIMGFGILARGGAQGISFASFSPEHAFTPGVLAILAVCFAAFMGFESTVLYRREARNPDTSVPRATYIAVGFMSVFYAFIVWTVIQAFGDGNVVAAAGELADGMFFATINHYVGPWAEVVMYVLIVTSVYASQLAFHNAINRYVYMLAKDGVLPAFLGRTHPKYKSPHRAGQIQTILAAIVIIICAIAGADPYKQLLIWVNTPGIFGIVALQGLVSVAAFIYLRRNPAAATNRLLIPVSVASAILLFGVVALIAINIELLTFADALTNTILLLVTPVVFLAGLLIARRLRTTRPDVFARIGSFETHDS
- the ligD gene encoding non-homologous end-joining DNA ligase translates to MASEATTVTVPGPHGPREVRISSPSRVMWPEVGLTKLDLANYLIDAGEAFVTANGNRPVSLQRYSGNIEGEMFFSKNPPKGAPEYVRSVPVTYPSARSHPQLVIDEPAAAVWAAQMNTVVFHPWASRANDPDNPDQLRIDLDPQPGTDFDDAKPAALELRTVLEEAGLTAFIKTSGNRGLHVYAPIHPKHEFLDVRHAVIAAGRELERRMPEKVTTAWWKEERGTRIFVDFNQANRDRTIAGAYSPRAVPTAQVSCPLTWEELDNADPAKYTIQTVPDRLAKVGDPWASMHDHPGDIDVLLKWWDRDVKNGQGEMPFPPEFPKMPGEPMRVQPSRARKPEE